Proteins co-encoded in one Plasmodium reichenowi strain SY57 chromosome 10, whole genome shotgun sequence genomic window:
- a CDS encoding hypothetical protein (conserved Plasmodium protein, unknown function): MFFNKYKKKFRNTKRKYCSSPEKNERPKKDTNIYSTNKTILKNVILKEYFKAILKKIYENFQKNIYFFEIFIYMDLIKLIDSMDISGHYMTKDFIQFTNYFNETCYNLLTEFFKNFKANEQRCEDFSDYLEIIINNRFFIIILIPLNTPIKTDSILNLAKSHKLENNFYNIFELINATLIYKDKKSFLYKSFYMRICECSNIYLPHQNVLVQINNLGHLNEKNYKEICKLCFTKEYEEITNKREFKNFYILKFSFNKTIDEYNNTDEYTNFEVLFQDIPEKNESFEIGSKYNLIVVSIPNNLTKSFVKGARVGNLWLLNYNKNNLRKIEDNIISLSENVNTLLSTESFNYLLQSQNLNDMNKIIIDILKLPKNNTCLNNICKITKLALILISISNNFLKYLTLDTLTYDIYNKVNSNKSIRRPTKENNLARIRAPHCFFICLDEIIIIDIVKYCNYFCNIKLLNVKTDSFNILFTQKYDILVININNLNNSQINILVELMKNGLYKNKKKLFPITTTFWVYAIKSYIRNEHEFNTYIKDNLLARFDFLFELGFEKDEEIINEILQTTDEDKEINADYYFDLNNKYPYLKKNNIYTFEFNELSDITKSIIQKYFNMASDLSTLTLYHIGISELLCISVSILLGKKECLIEHVVLGLFLYDKFVSSTKNKLTQFDKNILHNIFNSNHRDTIPFQKLMNYFSSYLNATMNL, encoded by the exons ATGTTCttcaataaatataagaaaaaatttagaaacacaaaaaggaaatattGTTCTTCGCCTGAAAAAAACGAAAGACCAAAGAAAGATACCAATATTTACTCTACAAATAAGAcgatattaaaaaatgttatattgaaagaatattttaaagCAATTTTGAAGAAGatttatgaaaattttcaaaaaaacatatatttttttgagatcttcatatatatggatcttataaaatt AATTGATTCTATGGATATTTCAGGGCATTATATGACCAAGGATTTTATCCAGTTtacaaattattttaatgaaACTTGCTATAATTTGTTGActgaattttttaaaaatttcaaa GCAAATGAACAAAGATGCGAAGATTTTTCTGATTAtttagaaataataattaacAACAGgttttttataattatccTTATTCCCTTGAATACACCCATAAaa acAGATTCTATTTTAAATCTAGCAAAATCTCACAAATTAGAaaacaatttttataacatttttgAATTAATTAACGCAAcgttaatatataaagataaaaaaagttttttatataaaagtttTTATATGAGAATATGTGAGTGttcaaatatttatttgcCTCATCAGAATGTTCTTGTACAAATTAACAACTTAGGACACCTAAATGA AAAgaattataaagaaatatgtaaattatgttttacaaaagaatatgaagaaataacaaataagagagaatttaaaaatttttacattttaaaGTTTTCCTTTAATAAGACAAttgatgaatataataatacag aTGAATATACAAACTTTGAGGTGTTATTTCAAGATATACCAGAAAAAAATGAGTCCTTTGAAATTGGGtctaaatataatttaatagTTGTATCTATTCCCAATAAT CTGACCAAAAGTTTTGTTAAGGGAGCACGTGTTGGCAATTTGTGGCTCCTaaattataacaaaaat aatttaagaaaaattgaagataatattatatctcTTTCTGAAAATGTGAATACTTTATTATCTACTGAGAGTTTTAATTATTTGTTGCAGTCACAAAATTTGAATG atatgaacaaaataataattgaTATATTGAAGCTCCCTAAAAATAACACCTGTCTAAATAACATTTGTAAAATTACAAAGTTAgctttaattttaattagtataagtaataattttttaaaatactTAACACTTGATACACTTACGTATGATATATACAACAAGGTGAATAGTAACAAATCGATTAGACGCCCAACaaaggaaaataatttagcta GAATAAGAGCTCCACATTGCTTTTTTATATGTCTagatgaaataataataatcgatattgttaaatattgtaattacttttgtaatataaaattacTTAATGTAAAAACTgattcttttaatatattgtttaCTCAGAAATATGATATCCTagttataaatataaataactTGAATAATTCTCAAATCAATATACTTGTAgaattaatgaaaaatggTCTAtacaaaaacaaaaagaagCTTTTTCCTATAACCACCACTTTCTGGGTTTATGCCATCAAATCGTATATAAGAAATGAACAC GAATTTAACACATATATCAAAGATAATTTATTAGCACGCTTTGACTTTTTATTTGAACTGGGATTTGAAAAAGATGAGGAAATaattaatgaaatattacAAACGACAGATGAGgataaagaaataaatgctgattattattttgatttaaataataaatacccttatttaaaaaagaacaatatatatacttttgAATTTAATGAATTAAGTGATATAACAAAATCTATTATTCAGAAGTATTTTAATATGGCATCTGACTTATCAACATTAACTTT GTATCATATAGGCATTTCCgaattattatgtattagCGTATCAATATTACTAGGGAAGAAAGAATGTTTAATTGAGCACGTTGTTTTAggtttatttttatatgataaatttGTTTCTTCTACTAAAAACAAGTTAACTCaatttgataaaaatatcctacacaatatatttaatagtAATCATAGAGATACTATACCTTTTCAAAAATTgatgaattatttttcttcttatttGAATGCAACAATGAACttataa
- a CDS encoding hypothetical protein (conserved Plasmodium protein, unknown function) — protein MKNYLQKCNVINKITKKPLDIFFKKFISKPQIKHAIFFSTIKNESLHVKKNNDTYDNNIFKWGEEENSKNLINDKNHMNGKNHKNHIKDKNGSLINNIKIYKQSELVRRIRKYCRKDDLCNIYRFADEFLDLLNKQEIAHNDFIIIIHLLSKKQFLEKDFWRNITNLNNINFIFHMNIKQIILFIYSIVNSFKYIHPQFLNIFTNNLNSVLENQKRFLLIYRKKNKIEIPKKKIQAEIQTNKQMHIIENKAKEHINLINNDYNEYKKDQLNNLLCNKNLNKQENKFPIYNNNINHLNLLDITLLCYSYSKLNDLHNLEHLNELKNNIYKLFVYFLFFYKNDFNHLILFLYSYVKLNGCIKKSILIKLKKNILLLTNNANLKFMFPSLYALNICSLNMLMNILHKSQFKDEHFFEEIILSVVINLNVSQPKRKKIKSNILNGNYDNSDNISIDNLINSYGYEIQTFNNTDMYNIEDYKEGKYIYSNNEIYNYNNNNNNNNIYNNYNNNIYNNNNNNIYNNNNNFYNNNNYCSYNFITYFKTISSLVKHFVKNKNTYFYPEHNQLVQLKKKDFCFLLYNVNKLNVKNYYNIYDYLKKEAYKQISILDIYNSCIVLNSLINLNILDDKIFNKLFTHLKILFDKNIYKEKDIIDIFVSLITYSKINYNISNEINLFLIHIYNKIEYKLKKYNFKNLLLIFFYSSYINIHFNNSILQDLCIDVLNNFEKIDIKYILIFLYLLKYKNYQMNNFFIDSLIQKVLYKLKGEKKYLNILYTYIFQIITVHSFQSLYNEKIQNMLIQMLIKNKQNFNLKEKIIISLHIYVNPILILNQSCLSFCAETFQNLLDYVYITKTKKYKIYNKMCTKEKNKDNKIYHHYLIKTNHFKKYINVLTNDTKNIYINDQRFYQFFLFFFNNNNVQNTHSNCNIDFNIDHINIKELHFFFFYLLVIDIIHRKNNLKHTKKTFHMLYRNMKKYSLLKEKKNIYINNQFYLYLCKYYQLNISFQNIYIKLNNDSFKYFLRNNNKKLFYHNKTLITYLDLNNKMKKHIPNLNLNNYSNKTHKQYNKNNNNNNNIILKKEKINIYKEDIIKYFPHFEETLFNTISIYYEDLFLYMLSQNKISEENIKKFFYQSSIYYNKHNHSSSIHDNGNIIIKMKKDIFINFFYIPYVFKPLKLTI, from the coding sequence atgaaaaactatttacaaaaatgtaatgttataaataaaataacaaaaaaacCGTTGgatatattctttaaaaaattcatttCAAAACCACAAATAAAGCATGCTATCTTCTTTTCAAccataaaaaatgaaagtttacatgtaaaaaaaaataatgatacttatgataataatatattcaaatgGGGAGAAGAGGAAAACAGTAAAAATCttataaatgataaaaatcatatgaatggtaaaaatcataaaaatCATATTAAGGATAAAAATGGGTCTTTAATCAAtaatatcaaaatatataaacaatcAGAATTAGTTAGGAGAATTAGAAAATATTGTAGAAAAGATgatttatgtaatatatatagatttGCAGATGAATTCTTAgatcttttaaataaacaaGAAATAGCACACAatgattttattataataattcatttattaaGTAAAAAGCAATTCCTTGAAAAAGATTTTTGGAgaaatataacaaatttaaataatataaattttattttccatatgaacataaaacaaatcattcttttcatttataGTATTGTAaattcatttaaatatattcatccacaatttttaaatatttttactaATAATCTTAACTCTGTTTTAGAGAATCAAAAGAGGTTCTTGTTAATATATAggaaaaagaataaaatagaaattccaaaaaaaaaaattcaagCAGAAATacaaacaaacaaacaaatGCATATAATAGAAAACAAAGCAAAGGAACATATAAAtcttataaataatgattaCAATGAATATAAGAAAGATCAACtgaataatttattatgtaataaaaatttaaataagCAAGAGAATAAATTCCctatttataataataatataaaccACCTGAATCTTTTAGATATAACCTTATTATGTTATTCATATTCTAAATTAAATGATTTACATAATTTAGAACATTTgaatgaattaaaaaacaacatatataaactttttgtttatttcttatttttctataaaaatgattttaatcatttaatattgtttttatatagCTATGTGAAATTGAATGgatgtataaaaaaaagtatattaattaaattaaaaaaaaacatattattattaactAACAACGCAAACCTAAAGTTCATGTTTCCAAGTTTGTATgctttaaatatatgttcacttaatatgttaatgaatatattacataaaagCCAATTTAAAGATGAACATTTTTTTGAAGAAATTATCTTATCGGTAGTTATCAATTTAAATGTAAGTCAACCGAAAaggaagaaaataaaaagtaatatattaaatggaaattatgataatagTGATAACATTAGTATAGATAATTTAATCAATTCGTATGGATATGAAATACAGacatttaataatacagacatgtataatatagaaGATTATAAGGAgggaaaatatatatatagtaataatgaaatatataattacaacaataataataataataataatatttacaataattataataataatatttacaataataataataataatatttacaataataataacaatttttataataataataattattgttCCTATAATTTTATCACATATTTCAAAACAATATCATCTCTTGTTAAacattttgtaaaaaacaaaaacacCTATTTTTATCCCGAGCACAACCAACTAGTACAgctaaaaaaaaaagattttTGTTTCCTACtatataatgtaaataaattaaatgtaaaaaattattataatatatatgattatttaaaaaaagaagcatataaacaaataagCATTTTAGATATTTATAACTCTTGTATTGTATTAAATTCACTTATAAATCTAAATATACTTGAcgataaaatatttaataaattgtttacacatttaaaaattctttttgataaaaatatttacaaggaaaaagatattatagatatatttgTATCATTAATTACCTATagtaaaataaattataatatatcgaatgaaataaatttattcttaatacatatatacaacAAAATCGAATataaattgaaaaaatataatttcaAAAATCTGTTATTAATCTTCTTCTAttcttcatatattaatatacattttaataattctaTATTACAAGATTTATGTATAGATGTACTTAACAACTTTGAAAAAATTgacataaaatatatacttatctttttgtatcttttaaaatataaaaattatcaaatgaataatttctttatagATTCCTTAATACAAAaagttttatataaattaaaaggagaaaaaaaatatttaaacattctatatacgtatatatttcaaattATAACAGTTCATTCTTTTCAATCATTATACAATGAAAAAATCcaaaatatgttaataCAAATGTTAATTAAGAACAaacaaaattttaatttaaaagaaaaaattataatttctttacatatatatgtaaatcctatattaattttaaatcAGTCATGTCTATCATTTTGTGCAGAAACTTTTCAAAACTTATTAGattatgtgtatataacaaaaacgaaaaaatataaaatatataataaaatgtgtacaaaagaaaaaaataaagacaataaaatatatcatcactatttaataaaaacaaatcatttcaaaaaatatataaatgtattaacaaatgatacaaaaaatatatatataaatgatcAAAGGTTTTatcaattttttctttttttttttaacaacAACAATGTACAAAATACACACTCAAATTGTAACATAGATTTTAATATAGaccatataaatattaaagagttacactttttttttttttatttattagtAATAGATATTATACacagaaaaaataatttaaaacacactaaaaaaacattccatatgttatatagaaatatgaaaaaatattcactgttaaaagaaaaaaaaaatatatatataaataatcaattctatttatatttatgtaaatattaccaattaaatatatcttttcaaaatatatatattaaattaaataatgattcttttaaatattttctaagaaacaataacaaaaaattattttatcacAACAAAACTTTAATAACGTATTTagatttaaataataaaatgaaaaaacaTATACCAAATTTAAATcttaataattattcaaaCAAAACACAcaaacaatataataagaataataataataataataatatcattttaaaaaaagaaaaaataaatatatataaggaagacataataaaatatttccCACATTTTGAAGAAACTCTTTTTAATACCATCAGCATATATTATGAAGACctgtttttatatatgctttctcaaaataaaataagcgaagaaaatattaaaaaatttttttatcaatcttctatatattacaataaACATAACCATTCGAGTTCAATACATGATAATGGtaatataatcataaaaatgaaaaaggacatttttattaatttcttttatatacCATATGTTTTTAAACCGCTAAAACTAACcatataa
- a CDS encoding ADP/ATP transporter on adenylate translocase, translating to MSSDIKTNFAADFLMGGISAAISKTVVAPIERVKMLIQTQDSIPEIKSGQVERYSGLINCFKRVSKEQGVLSLWRGNVANVIRYFPTQAFNFAFKDYFKNIFPRYNQNTDFSKFFCVNILSGATAGAISLLIVYPLDFARTRLASDIGKGKDRQFTGLFDCLAKIYKQTGLLSLYSGFGVSVTGIIVYRGSYFGLYDSAKALLFTNDKNTNIVLKWAVAQSVTILAGLISYPFDTVRRRMMMMSGRKGKEEIQYKNTIDCWIKILRNEGFKGFFKGAWANVIRGAGGALVLVFYDELQKLI from the coding sequence atgaGTTCTGATATAAAAACCAATTTTGCAGCCGATTTTTTGATGGGCGGTATATCAGCCGCAATATCAAAAACAGTGGTTGCTCCAATTGAAAGAGTAAAGATGTTAATTCAGACCCAAGATTCTATACCTGAGATCAAATCAGGACAAGTGGAAAGATATTCAGGTTTAATAAATTGTTTCAAAAGAGTTTCGAAAGAACAAGGTGTGTTATCCTTATGGAGAGGAAATGTAGCTAATGTTATTAGATATTTTCCAACTCAAGCTTTTAATTTTGCTTTTAAGGATTactttaaaaatatatttcctAGATACAATCAAAATACAGATTTCTCAAAATTCTTTTgtgttaatattttatctgGTGCAACAGCTGGTGctatttctttattaatCGTATATCCTTTAGATTTTGCTAGAACTAGATTAGCATCAGATATAGGAAAAGGTAAAGATAGACAATTTACAGGACTCTTTGATTGTTTAGcaaaaatttataaacaAACTGGATTACTTTCTTTATATAGTGGTTTTGGTGTTTCAGTTACTGGTATTATTGTATATAGAGGTTCCTACTTTGGCCTTTATGATAGTGCTAAAGCACTTTTATTTACGaatgataaaaatacaaatattgTATTGAAATGGGCTGTTGCTCAATCTGTTACCATATTAGCTGGTCTCATTTCGTATCCATTCGATACTGTCAGAAGACGTATGATGATGATGTCAGGTAGAAAAGGTAAAGAAGaaatacaatataaaaatactATTGATTGTTGGATTAAAATACTAAGAAATGAAGGATTTAAAGGATTTTTCAAAGGAGCTTGGGCCAATGTTATCAGAGGAGCTGGTGGAGCTTTGGTCCTTGTCTTTTATGATGaattacaaaaattaatttaa